Proteins from one Nerophis lumbriciformis linkage group LG16, RoL_Nlum_v2.1, whole genome shotgun sequence genomic window:
- the LOC133617424 gene encoding prostaglandin D2 receptor 2 yields MSNTTFNSEEGRFCPLLQLMQQHALNNHTSSNWIVVCFHGLISCLGILENALILWVVGFRLHRRTVASVWVLNLAMSDFLATLTLPLFTLYLSSSHSWELGNPLCKIQASIFFLNMFVSAFLLAAISLDRCFLVSKPVWCQNHRSVAGAWRVCLLAWLWAAVNTFPYSLFRSVTETADDRKLCYHNFALYRSSEATLEKVCAVRQTATTVSKLLLAFLIPLAVIAGSYIRIGLSLMNRNRRWTQQSTRLQTSLMGSNHQDGSNPSKTISPKRTTFSGSLSLTPTSSSPLNNHSQLSQSFTRMVTLVITVFAFCWAPYHIFCVIEVSALYRRDNLKLVEVGLPLATTFTFLNSVLNPVVYAFSCPHFCVRIRQSLGAVFDGLVEEGGGKLLGPTRSLRAHIRERSRQGVTPGSPSSPKSGKTQPDSPPAF; encoded by the coding sequence ATGTCAAACACCACCTTCAACTCGGAGGAAGGGCGTTTCTGCCCCCTGCTTCAGCTCATGCAGCAGCACGCCCTGAACAACCACACCAGCTCCAACTGGATTGTGGTTTGCTTCCACGGCCTGATCTCCTGCTTGGGCATACTGGAAAACGCTTTGATCCTGTGGGTGGTGGGTTTCCGCCTTCATCGCCGTACCGTGGCCTCGGTCTGGGTGCTCAACCTGGCCATGTCCGATTTCCTCGCCACCCTCACACTTCCCCTCTTCACCCTTTACCTGAGCTCCTCTCATAGCTGGGAGCTGGGCAACCCGCTCTGCAAAATACAAGCGTCCATATTTTTCCTGAACATGTTCGTGTCCGCCTTCCTGCTGGCCGCCATTTCACTCGACCGGTGCTTTCTGGTTTCCAAACCAGTGTGGTGCCAGAACCATCGATCTGTGGCGGGAGCGTGGAGGGTGTGCCTGCTAGCTTGGTTATGGGCCGCTGTCAACACATTCCCTTACTCCCTGTTCCGCTCTGTGACCGAGACGGCGGATGACAGGAAACTGTGCTATCACAATTTTGCCTTGTATCGGTCCTCCGAAGCCACGCTGGAGAAAGTCTGCGCAGTGCGCCAAACGGCAACGACCGTCTCAAAGCTGCTGCTGGCGTTCCTGATTCCCCTTGCCGTGATCGCTGGAAGCTACATCAGGATCGGTCTCAGCTTGATGAACAGGAACCGCAGGTGGACCCAGCAGAGTACCAGGTTGCAGACGTCATTAATGGGCTCAAATCATCAGGACGGATCAAATCCTTCAAAGACTATTTCTCCAAAGCGGACAACCTTTAGTGGGTCTTTATCTTTGACTCCTACGTCCTCGTCTCCTCTCAACAATCACAGCCAGCTGTCCCAGAGCTTCACTAGGATGGTGACTTTAGTGATCACAGTATTTGCATTCTGCTGGGCTCCCTATCACATCTTCTGTGTGATCGAGGTGTCCGCTCTTTACCGCAGAGACAACCTCAAACTGGTCGAGGTAGGACTGCCCCTCGCCACAACCTTCACCTTTCTGAATTCGGTGTTGAATCCCGTAGTGTACGCCTTCAGCTGCCCGCACTTTTGTGTGCGAATACGACAAAGTCTGGGAGCCGTCTTCGATGGACTCGTCGAGGAGGGAGGAGGGAAACTGTTAGGTCCCACGCGAAGTTTACGAGCTCATATTAGAGAAAGGAGCAGACAAGGTGTTACGCCTGGATCGCCGTCGAGTCCGAAATCAGGAAAGACTCAGCCTGACTCTCCACCCGCCTTCTGA